Proteins co-encoded in one Pseudobdellovibrionaceae bacterium genomic window:
- a CDS encoding FliA/WhiG family RNA polymerase sigma factor encodes MSEQSMVKKLKTENKVLTLEQKSRLITEYAPLIKFIAQKIAIRLPANIELDDLISSGVIGLMDAIDKYDPTRDNKFKTYAEFRIRGAILDELRAQDWVPRSVRDKSKKLDRTVSRLESELGRSPTEEEVAKELEISMDEYHSLVNQVKPVSILSVDEQATYNNVDKKSLLNILDASKTNNPFVQLNVKKVKKTIAKCIESLPERQRLVLSLYYYEDLNLKEIGKILRVTESRISQLHAQAVNKLKQKLQQKFDEEELLAG; translated from the coding sequence ATGTCAGAACAATCAATGGTAAAAAAGTTAAAAACGGAAAATAAAGTCTTAACTCTAGAGCAAAAGAGTCGGCTCATCACAGAATATGCACCTTTGATTAAATTTATTGCTCAAAAAATTGCAATTCGTTTGCCCGCCAATATTGAATTGGATGATCTCATTTCAAGTGGTGTGATCGGGTTGATGGATGCTATTGATAAATATGATCCTACCCGTGATAACAAATTTAAAACTTACGCAGAGTTTAGAATTCGTGGAGCGATCCTAGATGAATTGCGTGCTCAAGACTGGGTTCCTAGATCAGTCAGAGACAAGTCTAAAAAACTAGACAGAACCGTCAGTCGTTTAGAATCAGAGTTAGGCCGCAGCCCCACAGAAGAAGAAGTAGCTAAAGAACTTGAGATCTCAATGGATGAATACCACTCTTTAGTCAACCAAGTGAAACCTGTAAGCATCTTATCTGTTGATGAGCAGGCCACTTATAATAATGTGGACAAAAAATCCTTATTAAATATTTTGGATGCGTCTAAGACAAACAATCCCTTTGTGCAACTGAATGTGAAGAAAGTAAAAAAGACGATCGCTAAGTGCATTGAGTCTTTGCCAGAACGACAACGTTTGGTTCTTTCTTTATACTATTACGAGGACTTAAACTTAAAAGAGATTGGTAAAATTCTAAGAGTGACAGAAAGTCGTATTTCTCAACTTCATGCTCAAGCTGTGAACAAGCTAAAACAAAAACTACAACAGAAGTTCGACGAAGAAGAACTGCTCGCAGGGTAG